Proteins from one Deltaproteobacteria bacterium genomic window:
- a CDS encoding PIN domain-containing protein, giving the protein MKPRVYLDTSVFSAYYDRRLPERQRQTREFWLRRAGFDLATSELAREELMQVLDAVRRRRLLVMLRRVAVHPVTTAINELTQRYLAAGVFTAAMHNDAVHVAAAVLTQHDVLLSWNFKHLVNRRRRAEVNTLNVSWGLSTIEIVAPPEL; this is encoded by the coding sequence GTGAAACCGCGCGTCTACCTCGACACATCAGTGTTTAGCGCTTACTACGACCGGCGCCTTCCGGAGCGCCAGCGCCAGACGCGCGAGTTCTGGCTGCGCCGCGCCGGGTTCGACCTGGCCACGTCGGAGCTGGCGCGCGAGGAACTGATGCAAGTCCTCGATGCGGTGCGGCGGCGACGCTTGCTCGTGATGCTTCGAAGGGTCGCCGTGCATCCAGTGACGACAGCGATCAACGAGTTGACCCAGCGCTACCTTGCTGCCGGCGTGTTCACTGCGGCGATGCACAATGACGCCGTGCATGTGGCGGCGGCGGTGCTGACGCAGCACGACGTGTTGCTCTCTTGGAACTTCAAGCATCTCGTGAACCGGCGCCGCCGGGCAGAGGTGAACACGCTGAATGTCTCGTGGGGCCTGTCCACGATAGAAATCGTGGCCCCGCCCGAGCTATAA